The DNA window tgactGACCCTTCCTTGGTTCCAAAGAGAACCTTTCCTGGTTCCAGGTAGATACACTTACAGGGCAGTAGTTCTGGTCAGATAGATACTGGAACAGGTCAGTAGTACTAGTCAGACAGATACTGGAAGGGGTCAGTAGTTCTGGTCAGATAAATACAGGAGCAGGTCATTAGTTCTGGTCAGATAGATACAGGAACAGGTCAGTGGTTCTGGTCAGATAGATACAGGAACAGGTCAGTGGTTCTGGTCAGATAGATACAGGAACAGGTCAGTGGTTCTGGTCAGATAGATACAGGAACAGGTCAGTGGTTCTGGTCAGATAGATACAGGAACAGGTCAGTGGACAGCCATGTTTCATAAGCCACTTCAGTCATTGACATTGGTTCAGACTAGTCGCCTACCTGGATGAAGACTGTGAAGAGGATGAGGCAGATGGTGGTTGAGACAAAAGGTTTGTTTCGGCCGATGTGGTCTGGCAGGGTGAAGACCAGGGCAAAAGCAACTGCCCCTCGCAGGCCACTATAACCAAGCATAAACTGGTCCTTGAAGTTGAACGGGATGGTGCGGAAAGGGTTAATGATCTGGGTCAGCACCAGGATACCTGGGAGGTCAGAGAAAAGGGTGAAACGCTGAGGGTGAACATCAAGGAGTTACAATCCACATTAGAACAGAGTGGCCCAAATCTTTTTACTATATTCATTGTCTTACTTGTAACTATACAACCAAAGTATGTAAAAGCAAAGGTCTGAATTGCAAAGTTGAACAGTCCCAGTCTACTCATGTTGTAAGAGGCGCATGTGAAAAGTACAACATCATTTGATTTGACAGATTCTCTCATCTCTTTCGTACCCAGTCCTCTCCACAGGAAGGCAAACAGCAGCGTAAACAGGATGTAGCCCCAGTTCCACTCGTGTTCCGTCGTTATGGTGACCACGCCCAGGAAAAAGAAGATAAGGGTCTCTGAGATGCTACTCAGCATCTTGACCACGTGACGGATGGTGGTGCAGGACCGCTGGGTAACATTCTCCTCCACGTAGTACTTCATGGTTAGGGCACAGGTCACGATGCTGTGGAGGGACACCACAGGGACATCAACGGTGTCTGTGTTTCGTgcattatgtgtgtatgtgtgtgtgtgtgtgtgtgtgtgttgtatgctAGCTCCACGACTTACGCCATGATGCTAGAGATGTTGAACAGCTCAGCCACCAGGTAGGCCAGGTAGCTGTACATGAAGATGAAGAGCGGTTCTATTTCCCGGACTTTGGAGGTGAAGCGCGTGGTGAAGGAGGCTACAAAGCCAAACACCAGGCCAAAGGCCAGCCCGCCGAGGTCCACCACAAAGAACTTGGCCACGCCCAGAAACAGGTTCACTGGTTCCACCTCTGGCATCTCTGCTACGAAGGTAAACATGTTGTACAGaacctgggggtggggggggggggggttatagtGTGTTTTTGAAAGAGCATGGAACCCGAATGCACCTTTAGAATGTATTTATCACCTGGaaagaggcacacacacaggagaacaCACCGACACCAGCCACTCAGTGGTTAGGCTTGGGGTTTCTAATGGACCTTTAGACCCTTATAGTCCACACAGTAGGACAGGAAACCTGATGGGTCCCTTTTGTTCATTGGCTCTTTGTTGATGTTTCAGACTGTGTTACTTTGTTTTGTAGATGTAGACACCAATGCTGCGTTATCACAGCCAGCTTACTTTGCTTGAGTCTGAAAGTAAGAACAGGAGTCCAGTTCCATCCAAGCAGAGAGGTGTCCTGTGATCAGTGTTGATCGAGAATGAAGTGTGTAGAGACCACACAGTAAACTGTTAAGATACaatctttgtgtgttttcagaaCACCTTGAGGGGGAAATACGGACACACCTAACACATAAGGAACCCGGAACAAAGGAGCTCTTGTTACAGACAGGGATACTCTTCACATACTCCCAGACAGCTTGGGTAAGTAACTTTAAATAGCAATGAGGAGGAGGAACATGAGTGAATAAATACACTTCATTACTATGCTGCtgacacataaatacacacacaaatacataataTTATCACGAGAGATTTTAAAAAATATCATAAACAGACATATGGCTCCAGTAGGGGGAAGGATACCCAAAACATTCATTAGGGACAGAAGTGTCATGAACCCTTCATGTTCTCAAATTGAATTTGACACCCCTGTTTTGCAATATTCCTGCGATATAAAAGAGCAAAACAAACTCAATATTTtaaggcaaaaaataaaaacaacacacacaaactcaccacAGTGACGGCGTCGCTGAACAGGCTCTCTCCAAACACAACGATGTAGAGCTGCTCGTTTACAGAGACATCCTCGAAGACGCTAAGCACGGCCACCGGGTCAACCGCTGAGATGATGGAGGCAAACAGCAGGTTCTCCTGCAGGTTAATGTCTTGCACCTCCAGTGCCCCAATCTGACACACCCCATACAGAGACATGCCAACCCCGATGCTGTTCCACAGGGTCCCCACCACTGCAAACCAAAGCACCTGTCGGCAGAAGATGGCAAGTAAGCTGTGAAGACTGAAGTAGCTTTCACATTCAGGTGAAGGAAGTCCACGATAACTTTGGCTCTGTAACAGCTTGGAAAAACGTCCCAACCCCAGTCTCTCCAAAAGTTACAAAGTGACTTAACAAAGATTAACTTGTTGTATCGGCAGAACCTCTGAACACTTTTTAACAATGTTAAGTCCCACGTAGCCAATAGTTTGCCCCGATGAGCAAATCGTCTTAATAAATATCCCCCATCTTAGGCAGTTGTGGGGGAGAGGAAATGTGGGGGAGCTGTCCAATCTGCAGTGATGCGCTAGGAGTCGGGTGGGTCAATGCCCGGGAGACGTGGCACGCATGGTTCCCACAAACAGACAAGGGTAACACGGGTGCAAAATCCGTTGCCTGGCAACCCAAACTCCATAGGTCATCGGTCCCCAAGCAGAAAAGAATTGtcaaaagatggaaaaggatataaaaagagtcAGTACTGCTCAaacacttattaagaagtggaaaaggtggggatctcttgataacaagccaaggtcaggtagaccaagaaacatttcagccaaaactgccagaagaattgtttgggatacaaagaaaaacccacaggtaacatcaggagaaatacagactgctctggaaaaagacagtgtggttgtttcatgaagcacaatacgatgatacttccACAGAAttaagctgcatggtcgagtcgCCAGAAAGAAGCCATTACTGTGCCAATGTTACAGAAAAGTCCtggaagacaatttgcattcttctgcacgaaagctgcacatgggacgctcttggactttccagcacgacaatgaccctaagcacaaggccaagttgacgctccagtggttacagcagaaaaaggtgaaggttctggagtggccatcacagtatcCTGACCTTTATATCATCGAgcaactctggggagatctcaaatgtgcagttaatgcaagacgaccaaagacttttcatgacctgaaggcattttgccaagacgaatgggcagctataccacctgcaataattctgggcctcatagacaactattacaaaagactgcacgctgtcattgatgctaaagggggcaatacaaaGTATtaataagaactaagggtatgcagacttttgaacaggggtcagttaatttttttctttgttgcaatgttttgttttatgattgtgccattctgttatgacctacagttgaatgtgaatctcataaaagataaaagatgtgttttgcctgctcactcatgtttccCTCACAAATGTTcgatatattaccaattatccaagggttCACAAAGTTTTGATCACAACCGCATCTCTACGAAATGTGTATTTAATCAAACGCATTTCATGAAAAATATTATGATATAGCCATCTGTGTCATTATTGTGAGAGGGCATCTTCTATCTGGCACCAGTGTACCGTGCCAATGTTTTCGAAGAAGGGTCGCGTGGGCATGAAGTATCCGGAGTCCAGGACCATGGGAGGAAGAATGTAGAGGAAGAAGAGGTCATAGCTGAGCATCGCTGGGGGCTCCTCATGGACTGCGTGCATGATGGCCCCCAACATCAGACCAATGCTGATCAGGAGACATGGTTCTGGGACCCAGAAGGGTACCTTGTGGTAAATGTGGAAACCTGCAGGGGAAGGAGAGGTAAAATGTCAAACGCTCTACACAGGCACCTCTGTGTAAATTGATCTTTAAGGGAACATTAAACATGAACATATGGGAAGTCAAGGGTTTTGCATGCACACATTAcaataattaaattatattagaTATTTGGGCGGAGGTCCTCGGTGAATTCCCATTAGGAATGTCGCGACAATACTGAGGTAACTTGAGGATAACTAAGAGAAACGCGTTAACACTTTATCCTGTTCTTATTTTTCTGACGGTTGTGCCCACGTTGTTTACTTTGCTTACCGATCCTGGCGAATGATGCGAGCAGCACCCAGAGGGTGATCTCAAACGGCACCTGTATACGGGGATAGTTCATAGCGAAGACCGGCAGATCCGGTTTCACCGCGTCGGGGAAAATTTGATGATCCCCCGGCGCTGACTTGGTAGAGGACAGGTCCGTTACGGTACCCGAAGGTTTGTTTGGGATCTCTGCGACAGATCCACGTGGTAGAGTCAGAAGATGCAATCCGGTAGTTAAAAAGTACACCACCATTTTCAACTGTCTAGATCCTCGCATACTGGTCATTCAACGCAGATGTTTTTAACCCACTAAGCAGCTTAAATAACCAATTTCCTTACAGCTCCAGAAGTTGATTGGCTGCCCCTCTCGCGGGCACCAAGTCAAAGGCTACGGAGTGAAAAACTATCTGCTATAATTTAAAAGTAAATTACGCTACATCCCTATATTTCAATGCCAAGATACAAGACATTCCAGTTCAACTCGTTGTGTTTCAACTCAACCGACCGGTTTTGGGAATGACCGCTCTCAGCTTTGCTTTAATATTCGTTTCACAGGTGGGGCGTGAAAAAGATGCTCGTCTCGAGAACAGTTCTGATTGGAGAAGGAACATTGAAATCACTGTATTCAATGGTATACGTTCCACCTGGTTTCTGCGTCAAAGGCcagaaaatgtatcaatataaaaccaaaatggtctcaaaaagcaacattttctcaATCCCGATTGTAAGCCCAGTTGCATATGCTACTCATACATACAgatggtaaaataaataaaaaggtgccAATGCACTTATTTAATCTTTATATCAACGCGTTCGTAGGATACATGAATGTTCCTGCACGAACATACCACAAGACGACAGTATAAGAGGACCATGGTGGACAAAGCATCAATGACGGGAAATATACATTGTTCTCGTCCCAAGACAATGAACACTGGATTGTATTGCCACAATTTGACTATAAGTGTATTTAATTGACTGCATTCTGAAATATATATCGGTCACCAAATGGTGCATTAAGCAATAACCTAAACACCTAAACATATGTAAAATGTCACCTCAATATGCATGAAGCTAATGTGATTCATAGTTGCTGCATACTTAAAGGTCGTTTTTTTCATACAGCCATAGTCACAACATCATTCTCATTAATGAAGCACGTTTTTTAATGAAGAGTGCTTCAGCCGAAGCGCGCCCGAGCGCGCCACAGTCCGTTTGAATGAGAGAGGAGGGCCTCGCGACAGATTTCTTACGTCGTAATGTGTCATTCAGAGCTCGGGCTAGGGCGAGTCTTACTGCAGACTCCGACGCTTTCAGGAGGAACCGAGATGAGCATCACAAGGCTAACAAATAAAGTGCACATTTAGGCCAGCCGTTTCAAAACAGGGATGGAGGCAATAGGTTGCGTGTTTCTTGAAGTAAGTAACCTAGCTTGTTTAATGCGTAGCCTATGTCTTTATCTCTAAAAATGCATTATATCGGTTTTAACTGGATGGGGTTTCAGGCGTGTTGCCTGCTGTTAAACAATCGCTATTCTGTAATGCAAAATAGTTTCTGTTTGCATGACATGACAATCCCATTGTAGCCGTGTTCTTGCTGTATTTGACGGGCTAAGGGTTGCTTATTAAATAACGGGACTGCTGGTCCTTCTGCTGTCAACAACGGATCCAACTGAACGAGCATCATCAGTATAGCAGATTTTATTATGACGCAATCTTTGTTATGGTCGGAACGTCAAAGATAATTACTCGGTCATTGATTCATcacattctgtacattttaaattatgtatttgaaTGCGTCCTTACCGATGCATGCTATATGAGTGCATACATAGCTCGAGACATAAACTACAGTCGGTTTGTTACCGCCCGTGTCTGTCGTATTGCATCCGTGTAGGCCTGCAGAAAAGGCAGTGGTGACGCGTGTTTGTATACGGTCGACAATGGCACGGCGTGAACGAAATGCTCTAACACACTCGCTTTTGGCAAAGGCTCTGCTTTGATCTGCTGGATATTTTTAGCGGTTTATCGTAACAATACaggtgtatctgtctgtgtgagtgagtgacagagacTGATTAACTATTGACACTAAAATCCTCAAATGTTTCCCTGCGGACTAAGCAATAATTGCTGCAACATGATTGAAATCTCCTGGACCAGTAATCTAGGTAAtctaaaacaattaaatgtaagAGTTTTCAGCCAATGAGATATTGTGTTTACAGGTTTTACTATGCTTAAATCCTAACAAGAATAGTAAATTATAGACAGTCACCATGCGTAAAAAGTACATTCTCGACTTAAGGGTTATAGGTTTAGGATCAAACTTACAACTTGGGGATGGTTTAAGGTTAGAGAAGTGAATATGACGTTTTTGGAGTTAGGGTTATCtaaagggttaggtttagggacaATAGGATTTTCAGTAGGAATAACGTTTTGTGTCTTGGTAAAACTTGTGTTTCCAGTGGGAAGCCATTGCTGTAAGTCTGAATAATAACAGCATCTTAGTGAAGTTGAAGGTCTCTTTCCTGTTCATCTCACCCTTCTCTGACATCAGTGAAGGCCACTCCCCCCTACTGTTTGACTGACAGTGGGTGAGAACAGTGTCCATGTTGTCTGGGAAGTAATAGTGTGGCTGTCCTGGGTTTCTTCATCGTGTGTCAGCTTTCCATCTGAAACAGAGTTCCCTAAAGGTGTCCTGTGTCTGTCACGTAGAGCTGTCTCTCAGTAAACAGAAGCAGATTGTACAGGCGACCTTACACAACTGTCTGATAGATCTGTTATCTCTGGTAGATCTGATGACTAATATATCTCTGATGTCTCCCTAATAGATCTGATAGATCTGTTATCTCTGGTAGATCTGATGACTAAGTAGATGTATTTGATTGTTCTAATTGATGTCTGACCTATCTGGTAGATCTCTGATCATTCTAATGGTTCTGACAGATCTCTGATCATTCTAATAGTTCTGGTAGATCTCTGATCATTCTAATGGTTCTGACATATCTCTGATCATTCTAATAGTTCTGGTAGATCTCTGATCATTCTAATGGTTCTGACATATCTCTGATCATTCTAATAGTTCTGATAGATTTCTGATTATTCTAATAGTTCTAATAGATCTCTGATGTCTGATTTGCTCCCTGTGGCGGTGCTTCAGATCCAGAGAGACGGGGTGTTGCCGTCCTCCCACAGCCCACAGATCCCCGGGCTGTGAGGATTACAGCGTGTTAAAGCCCCCATTGACTCACACAGCCCAATGACACCAGAACCTATTAGCAGACTGGGTAATTGccctcagttttgtttttgtacaa is part of the Esox lucius isolate fEsoLuc1 chromosome 16, fEsoLuc1.pri, whole genome shotgun sequence genome and encodes:
- the LOC114841030 gene encoding sodium/hydrogen exchanger 2-like isoform X2, translating into MTSMRGSRQLKMVVYFLTTGLHLLTLPRGSVAEIPNKPSGTVTDLSSTKSAPGDHQIFPDAVKPDLPVFAMNYPRIQVPFEITLWVLLASFARIGFHIYHKVPFWVPEPCLLISIGLMLGAIMHAVHEEPPAMLSYDLFFLYILPPMVLDSGYFMPTRPFFENIGTVLWFAVVGTLWNSIGVGMSLYGVCQIGALEVQDINLQENLLFASIISAVDPVAVLSVFEDVSVNEQLYIVVFGESLFSDAVTVVLYNMFTFVAEMPEVEPVNLFLGVAKFFVVDLGGLAFGLVFGFVASFTTRFTSKVREIEPLFIFMYSYLAYLVAELFNISSIMAIVTCALTMKYYVEENVTQRSCTTIRHVVKMLSSISETLIFFFLGVVTITTEHEWNWGYILFTLLFAFLWRGLGILVLTQIINPFRTIPFNFKDQFMLGYSGLRGAVAFALVFTLPDHIGRNKPFVSTTICLILFTVFIQGISIRPLMEFINVRRTNRNLDTINVEVHSRLMEHAIAGIEDICGQWGHYYWKDKFMKFDNQFLRHILIKDNRAESSIVALYKKLELQSAMEILDIVSGDTSTAPSVISLCRGKGSGKPKRRFADLGSMHDILSKNMYKIRQQTTEYTTKHSLPNDSHTKEILIRRHSSIRHSFGQGSSLGPDEARNPKYFSLPTGSLDRTQSLGHTDNGEDETLSGGGYPSAPRSRISQSSRSSSRISLPLRRLDTLTEVSSSAGVDLVDERSGGRGRGRAGGRGKSRLNSSSSDSRVPAPPCHFDSSEVFHGNRDSMPEQEEPLSLSVTWVESSDHDDSSTQNPLLRRPRWNPVKPKNP
- the LOC114841030 gene encoding sodium/hydrogen exchanger 2-like isoform X1; its protein translation is MTSMRGSRQLKMVVYFLTTGLHLLTLPRGSVAEIPNKPSGTVTDLSSTKSAPGDHQIFPDAVKPDLPVFAMNYPRIQVPFEITLWVLLASFARIGFHIYHKVPFWVPEPCLLISIGLMLGAIMHAVHEEPPAMLSYDLFFLYILPPMVLDSGYFMPTRPFFENIGTVLWFAVVGTLWNSIGVGMSLYGVCQIGALEVQDINLQENLLFASIISAVDPVAVLSVFEDVSVNEQLYIVVFGESLFSDAVTVVLYNMFTFVAEMPEVEPVNLFLGVAKFFVVDLGGLAFGLVFGFVASFTTRFTSKVREIEPLFIFMYSYLAYLVAELFNISSIMAIVTCALTMKYYVEENVTQRSCTTIRHVVKMLSSISETLIFFFLGVVTITTEHEWNWGYILFTLLFAFLWRGLGILVLTQIINPFRTIPFNFKDQFMLGYSGLRGAVAFALVFTLPDHIGRNKPFVSTTICLILFTVFIQGISIRPLMEFINVRRTNRNLDTINVEVHSRLMEHAIAGIEDICGQWGHYYWKDKFMKFDNQFLRHILIKDNRAESSIVALYKKLELQSAMEILDIVSGDTSTAPSVISLCRGKGSGKPKRRFADLGSMHDILSKNMYKIRQQTTEYTTKHSLPNDSHTKEILIRRHSSIRHSFGQGSSLGPDEARNPKYFSLPTGSLDRTQSLGHTGDIEGSVCVCVCVCHSESKTSLFLSDNGEDETLSGGGYPSAPRSRISQSSRSSSRISLPLRRLDTLTEVSSSAGVDLVDERSGGRGRGRAGGRGKSRLNSSSSDSRVPAPPCHFDSSEVFHGNRDSMPEQEEPLSLSVTWVESSDHDDSSTQNPLLRRPRWNPVKPKNP